From a region of the Mercurialis annua linkage group LG1-X, ddMerAnnu1.2, whole genome shotgun sequence genome:
- the LOC126654097 gene encoding receptor-like protein kinase HSL1 yields MIPLLLSLLLLFTSPSLSLNQEGLYLNQIKLSLTDPDSVLSSWSDRDSSPCSWFGITCEPLTHSVTSVDLSSANLAGPFPSLLCRLNNLTFISFNNNSINDVLPADISTCRNLEHLDLAQNYLTGTLPYTLAELPNLKFLDLTGNNFSGDIPESFGYFQKLEVISLVYNLFDGVIPPFLGNISTLKMLNLSYNPFSPGRIPPELGNLTNLQILWLTDCNLVGEIPDSLGQLKQLKDLDLALNNLVGHIPSSLTQLTSVFQIELYNNSLTGELPAGLGNLIALRLLDVSMNKLTGPIPDELCGLQLESLNLYENHFTGSLPASIANSEKLYELRLFQNQLSGELPQNLGKKSPLRWLDVSSNKFSGEIPSSLCSKGELEELLIIHNSFTGKIPESLSLCPSLARVRLGYNRLSGEVPSGFWALPNAYLVELVNNSLTGQIGKTIAGASNLSQLIIDNNNFNGSLPDEIGLLENLGSFSGSGNKFSGSLPGTIVNLKQLGNLDLSNNLFSGELPSGIDSWKRLNELNLANNAFSGKIPEEIGKLPVLNYLDLSSNRFSGKIPFSLQNLKLNQLNLSNNKLSGEIPTLFAKEMYKNSFLGNPGLCGDIEGLCDGRSEGKNRGYVWLLKSIFVLAALVLVIGVVWFYFKYRNYKKGKAIDKTKWTLMSFHKLGFSEFEILASLDEDNVIGTGASGKVYKVVLSNGEAVAVKKLWGVTKKECDENDVEKGPVKDDGFEAEIDTLGKIRHKNIVKLWCCCTTRDTKLLVYEYMPNGSLGDLLHGTKGGSLDWPTRYKILLDAGEGLSYLHHDCVPPIVHRDVKSNNILLDGEFGARVADFGVAKVVDLTGKPKSMSVIAGSCGYIAPEYAYTLRVNEKSDIYSFGVVILELVTRRRPVDPEFGEKDLVKWVCTTLDQKGVDHVIDSKLDSCFKEEICKVLNIAILCTSPLPINRPSMRRVVKLLQEIAPETALKTVKKDGKLTPYYYEDASDQGSVA; encoded by the exons ATGATCCCCCTCCTCCTCTCCCTCCTCCTCCTCTTCACCTCCCCGTCTCTCTCCCTCAACCAAGAAGGCCTCTAccttaaccaaatcaaactctCACTCACCGACCCGGACTCGGTTCTCTCCTCCTGGTCCGACCGCGATTCCTCCCCATGTTCTTGGTTTGGTATCACCTGCGAACCATTAACTCACTCGGTTACTTCCGTTGATCTTTCTAGCGCCAACTTAGCCGGACCGTTTCCGTCGCTACTTTGCCGTTTAAACAACCTTACTTTCATCTCCTTCAATAATAACTCTATTAACGACGTTCTTCCTGCTGACATTTCCACGTGTCGTAATCTTGAGCATCTTGATCTCGCTCAGAATTACCTCACCGGTACACTGCCGTACACGCTAGCTGAGTTACCTAATCTGAAGTTTCTTGACCTCACCGGAAATAATTTCTCCGGTGATATTCCGGAATCTTTCGGTTATTTTCAAAAACTTGAGGTTATTTCTTTAGTTTATAATCTGTTCGACGGTGTTATACCGCCGTTCTTGGGTAATATTAGTACTTTAAAAATGCTTAACTTGTCCTACAACCCGTTTTCTCCGGGTCGGATCCCGCCGGAGCTTGGGAATTTGACTAACTTGCAAATTCTTTGGCTTACTGATTGTAACCTAGTTGGTGAAATACCTGACTCGCTGGGTCAGCTCAAACAGCTTAAAGATTTAGACCTTGCTCTCAACAATTTAGTGGGTCATATCCCGAGTTCTCTCACTCAGTTGACCAGTGTCTTCCAAATTGAGCTGTATAACAACTCGCTAACCGGCGAGTTGCCTGCTGGGTTAGGCAATTTGATTGCATTGAGACTCTTAGATGTTTCCATGAACAAGTTGACCGGTCCGATTCCAGACGAGTTGTGCGGGTTACAATTGGAAAGTCTCAATCTTTACGAGAATCATTTCACTGGGAGCTTGCCAGCAAGCATTGCCAACTCGGAGAAATTGTACGAACTCAGGCTGTTTCAGAACCAACTCAGTGGCGAGTTACCTCAAAATCTCGGCAAGAAGTCACCTTTAAGATGGCTTGACGTGTCAAGCAACAAATTTTCCGGCGAGATACCGTCAAGCTTGTGTTCAAAAGGTGAGTTGGAGGAGCTGTTGATAATTCATAACTCGTTTACTGGTAAAATACCTGAAAGTTTGAGTCTTTGTCCGAGTTTAGCCCGAGTTCGATTGGGTTATAACCGGTTATCCGGTGAAGTGCCATCTGGGTTTTGGGCTTTGCCTAATGCTTATCTTGTTGAGCTTGTTAATAATTCATTAACTGGTCAAATTGGTAAAACTATAGCTGGTGCTTCAAATTTGTCACAGTTGattattgataataataattttaatggaAGCTTACCTGATGAGATTGGTTTGTTGGAAAATCTTGGGTCTTTTTCTGGTAGTGGAAATAAATTTAGTGGATCTTTGCCAGGAACTATTGTGAATTTGAAGCAATTGGGTAATCTTGATTTGAGTAACAATTTGTTTTCTGGGGAGTTGCCTAGTGGAATTGATTCTTGGAAGAGATTGAATGAGCTTAATCTGGCTAATAATGCGTTTTCGGGTAAGATTCCGGAGGAAATTGGGAAGCTGCCTGTGCTTAATTATCTTGATTTGTCTAGCAACAGATTTTCCGGAAAAATTCCGTTTAGCTTGCAGAATTTGAAGTTGAATCAGCTTAATTTGTCAAATAATAAGCTATCCGGGGAAATTCCGACTCTGTTTGCGAAGGAGATGTATAAAAACAGCTTTCTTGGGAATCCTGGTTTGTGTGGAGATATTGAAGGGTTATGTGATGGAAGAAGTGAAGGAAAGAATCGAGGTTATGTTTGGttattgaaatcaatttttgtaCTTGCTGCTTTAGTTCTTGTTATTGGTGTGGTTTGGTTCTACTTCAAGTACAGGAATTACAAGAAAGGAAAAGCTATTGATAAGACTAAATGGACATTGATGTCGTTTCACAAATTGGGTTTTAGTGAATTCGAGATCTTGGCTTCTCTCGACGAGGATAATGTAATAGGGACCGGAGCATCTGGAAAAGTATACAAAGTTGTGCTCAGCAATGGTGAGGCGGTTGCAGTGAAAAAGCTTTGGGGAGTAACCAAAAAGGAGTGCGACGAAAATGATGTTGAGAAAGGTCCGGTTAAGGATGATGGTTTTGAGGCAGAAATTGATACATTGGGTAAGATTAGGCATAAGAATATTGTTAAGCTTTGGTGCTGCTGTACTACTAGAGACACTAAGCTTTTGGTATATGAGTACATGCCTAATGGAAGCTTGGGGGATTTGTTGCATGGTACCAAAGGTGGGTCGTTAGATTGGCCAACGAGGTATAAGATTCTTTTAGATGCCGGTGAGGGGCTTTCGTatttgcatcatgattgtgttCCTCCAATCGTGCATAGAGATGTGAAATCGAACAATATTTTGTTGGATGGAGAATTCGGTGCACGAGTTGCGGATTTTGGTGTAGCCAAAGTGGTTGATTTGACAGGGAAGCCTAAATCCATGTCTGTCATTGCAGGATCTTGTGGATACATTGCTCCAG AGTATGCCTACACACTTAGGGTGAATGAGAAGAGCGATATCTACAGCTTCGGGGTAGTGATTCTCGAGTTAGTCACACGCAGACGTCCGGTTGATCCGGAGTTCGGAGAGAAAGACTTGGTGAAGTGGGTTTGCACCACTCTAGACCAGAAGGGAGTGGACCATGTCATTGATTCCAAACTCGATTCTTGTTTCAAGGAAGAGATATGCAAAGTTCTCAACATTGCCATTCTCTGTACAAGTCCACTACCCATCAATCGACCATCCATGAGACGAGTCGTGAAATTGCTGCAAGAAATTGCGCCAGAAACCGCGCTTAAGACGGTTAAAAAGGATGGAAAGTTGACACCGTATTACTATGAAGATGCATCAGATCAGGGAAGTGTAGCTTGA